From the genome of Anopheles moucheti chromosome 3, idAnoMoucSN_F20_07, whole genome shotgun sequence, one region includes:
- the LOC128301807 gene encoding paternally-expressed gene 3 protein, translated as MKFFAAVLVAACLATSSLANPAPDCPPSGHVHGYSYPAPTVQLSVGKAINSVSVTPGFSSYSVDGEVKYASVGPSYSSYEASPAYSAYGASGEDLKLTSYEAGVKTIAAAPAVTYATKSAGVVYADKSPAATFASVVPSVSYTKTVAAPAVYAQPAVSKVYTSDAPAYVTKEYLPPTVKTYAAPAVASYVATPAVTKYAAAPAVSSYVATAPVVSKYVAAAPAVTYAAAPVAKVATASYASYAPAAKVATYAAPAYGYAPAAKAYASYAPASSYASYAPAASYASYAPAASYASYAPATAYASYTPAAKVASYTPAVGYAAYAPAAKVAYAAPAASYASSYATTSKLAYAAPALTKTVVSAAAPAVASYYAAPAVTKYSAAPAVSTAYVSTPTVTKYATSAAYAPAVSSYVAPYSAHAYTPAVSKYVSTPAVSSYYATPAVSKVVSSPAYASYVSAAPAVAKVAAVPAVSTAYVSAPATVTKTAYSGAYLAAPAVAKVATSYGPAVASYSTGPAVSAYSTGSAYSSYSAAPAVAAYSASPAYSSYSVSPAVSKVYSTPAVASYSAVPAVSKVYSTPAVASYSAVPAVSKVYSTPAVATYSAVPAVSKVVAAPAVAAYSAVPAVSSVYSSPAVASYSAVPAVSKVYSTPAVASYSAVPAVSKVYSSPAVAAYSAGPAYSSYSVAPAVSKVLTTPAVAAYSAGPAYSAYSVAPAVTKYATSAGAYASYATSGATHGYYAAGPAVSSAHYDGYRYAAAAPALTTAYTAPATVVKTVAPTTVVKTVAEKYLDHYDDNARYAFEYGVNDPLTGDIKHQKEERDGDVVRGQYSLVEPDGNVRTVDYYADWATGFHATVTNSRDQVHATKVLGKRDTVKA; from the exons GCCAATCCGGCCCCAGACTGTCCCCCGAGCGGGCACGTCCACGGCTACTCCTACCCCGCCCCAACGGTCCAGCTGTCAGTCGGCAAGGCGATCAACTCGGTCAGCGTGACGCCCGGTTTCTCGTCCTACTCCGTCGACGGTGAGGTGAAGTACGCGTCGGTCGGTCCCTCGTACAGCTCGTACGAAGCATCCCCCGCCTACAGCGCGTACGGCGCCTCGGGTGAAGATCTCAAGCTGACGAGCTACGAGGCGGGAGTGAAAACGATCGCTGCCGCACCTGCCGTCACCTACGCCACCAAGTCGGCCGGTGTCGTGTATGCGGACAAGTCGCCTGCCGCTACCTTCGCCTCGGTGGTCCCATCGGTCAGCTATACGAAAACCGTTGCTGCTCCGGCTGTCTATGCTCAGCCTGCTGTCAGCAAGGTGTACACGAGCGATGCCCCGGCTTACGTCACCAAGGAATATCTGCCACCAACCGTCAAGACTTACGCAGCTCCGGCCGTTGCCTCGTACGTAGCTACTCCTGCCGTCACCAAGTATGCCGCCGCACCGGCCGTCTCGTCGTACGTAGCCACCGCACCGGTCGTCAGCAAGTATGTGGCCGCCGCTCCGGCCGTCACCTATGCGGCTGCCCCAGTCGCCAAGGTTGCTACCGCTAGCTACGCCAGCTATGCTCCTGCCGCCAAGGTCGCTACCTATGCCGCTCCGGCTTACGGTTATGCACCAGCTGCGAAGGCTTATGCCAGCTACGCGCCTGCTTCGTCCTATGCCAGCTACGCGCCCGCTGCGTCCTATGCCAGCTACGCGCCCGCTGCGTCCTATGCCAGCTACGCTCCGGCTACGGCTTATGCCAGCTACACGCCAGCCGCCAAGGTAGCCTCCTACACACCGGCCGTTGGTTACGCTGCCTATGCGCCAGCTGCCAAGGTCGCTTATGCTGCTCCGGCTGCCAGCTATGCCAGCTCTTACGCCACCACCTCCAAGCTGGCCTATGCCGCGCCCGCTCTCACCAAGACCGTCGTGTCTGCGGCTGCTCCCGCCGTAGCCTCGTACTATGCCGCACCCGCCGTCACGAAGTACTCGGCGGCACCGGCCGTGTCCACCGCTTACGTATCGACTCCGACCGTCACCAAGTACGCCACATCCGCTGCCTATGCCCCGGCCGTCTCCAGCTACGTAGCACCGTACTCCGCCCATGCCTACACACCCGCCGTCAGCAAGTACGTATCCACGCCGGCCGTCTCATCGTACTACGCTACCCCGGCCGTCTCGAAGGTAGTGTCCAGCCCGGCGTACGCCTCGTACGTCTCTGCTGCCCCAGCTGTGGCCAAGGTTGCCGCCGTCCCGGCCGTCTCTACTGCTTACGTTTCGGCTCCGGCCACCGTCACCAAGACTGCTTACTCTGGTGCCTATCTCGCCGCTCCAGCTGTTGCTAAGGTGGCCACATCTTACGGTCCGGCCGTAGCTTCCTACAGCACCGGTCCTGCCGTGTCGGCTTACAGTACCGGTTCCGCATACTCGTCGTACTCGGCCGCTCCGGCCGTTGCTGCCTACAGTGCCAGTCCGGCTTACTCCAGCTACTCGGTCAGTCCGGCCGTTTCCAAGGTCTACTCGACCCCAGCCGTCGCTTCGTACAGTGCCGTCCCTGCCGTTTCCAAGGTCTACTCGACCCCAGCCGTCGCTTCGTACAGTGCCGTCCCGGCTGTTTCCAAGGTCTACTCGACCCCAGCCGTTGCCACGTACAGTGCCGTCCCGGCCGTTTCCAAGGTCGTTGCTGCGCCAGCCGTAGCTGCGTACAGTGCCGTCCCAGCCGTTTCCAGTGTATATTCGTCGCCAGCCGTCGCATCCTACAGTGCCGTCCCGGCTGTTTCCAAGGTCTACTCGACCCCAGCAGTTGCCAGCTACAGTGCCGTCCCGGCTGTCTCCAAGGTGTACTCATCCCCGGCCGTCGCTGCGTACAGTGCTGGACCGGCCTATTCTTCCTATTCGGTTGCTCCGGCCGTCTCGAAGGTTCTGACCACGCCCGCCGTCGCTGCGTACAGCGCCGGACCAGCCTACTCCGCCTATTCGGTCGCGCCAGCCGTCACCAAGTACGCCACGAGCGCGGGTGCCTACGCTAGCTACGCCACGTCCGGAGCCACTCACGGCTACTATGCCGCCGGTCCAGCGGTATCGTCCGCGCACTACGATGGCTACCGTTATGCAGCCGCTGCTCCCGCACTTACCACGGCCTACACTGCCCCTGCCACCGTAGTCAAAACCGTCGCTCCGACCACCGTCGTCAAGACTGTCGCTGAAAAGTACCTCGATCACTAC GACGATAATGCTCGCTACGCGTTCGAGTACGGCGTGAACGACCCACTGACCGGTGACATCAAGCACCAGAAGGAGGAACGCGACGGCGATGTCGTGCGCGGCCAGTACTCGCTGGTCGAACCGGACGGTAACGTGCGCACGGTCGATTACTACGCTGACTGGGCCACCGGTTTCCATGCCACCGTCACCAACAGTCGGGACCAGGTGCACGCCACGAAGGTTCTCGGCAAGCGCGACACCGTGAAGGCGTAA
- the LOC128302599 gene encoding trypsin-7-like: MALKTLLVVALLVGSSLASWEEDLYLTKRRLPRGLVLPIAPPTNERIVGGFEANIADFPYQLSLRQNGAHICGASVISSNFALSAAHCTFPAPPVTAITLRGGSTDRTAGGIVFQAAEIINHPSYTDGSLDFDVCVIRITTSFVGANIAPIPLAPEGTDYPEGTRTFVSGWGLTSAIGALPINLMAAEVPLISQESCRGVWGAASVTDNMICASEPGRDACNGDSGGPLTNNGRQIGIVSWGSPLCLGNLPGVYARVAAPSVRAFIRDSANV, from the exons ATGGCGCTGAAAACGTTGCTCGTTGTGGCGCTGTTGGTTGGCAGCAGTTTGGCCAGCTGGGAGGAAGATCTGTATCTGACGAAGCGTCGTCTTCCGCGCGGACTGGTGCTACCGATTGCACCTCCCACTAATGAGCGAATTGTCGGTGGATTCGAGGCAAACATTGCCGACTTTCCGTATCAGCTGTCGCTACGTCAGAATGGTGCCCACATTTGCGGTGCGTCGGTAATTTCGAGCAACTTTGCCCTGTCGGCCGCCCATTGTACGTTCCCGGCTCCTCCAGTAACGGCG ATCACTCTTCGCGGTGGAAGTACTGACCGCACGGCCGGAGGTATCGTATTCCAAGCGGCAGAGATCATCAACCATCCGTCGTACACGGACGGCAGCCTCGACTTTGATGTGTGTGTCATCCGCATCACGACGTCGTTCGTTGGTGCGAACATTGCCCCGATTCCACTAGCACCCGAGGGCACTGACTACCCGGAGGGTACACGTACCTTCGTTTCGGGATGGGGATTGACCAGCGCCATCGGTGCGCTGCCGATAAACTTGATGGCGGCCGAGGTACCGCTTATCTCGCAGGAAAGTTGTCGCGGCGTGTGGGGCGCAGCCAGTGTTACCGATAA CATGATTTGTGCCAGCGAACCGGGACGCGATGCTTGTAACGGGGACAGTGGTGGCCCGCTGACCAACAACGGACGTCAGATCGGTATCGTCTCCTGGGGATCGCCCCTCTGCTTGGGCAACCTTCCGGGAGTGTACGCTCGTGTGGCCGCCCCAAGTGTTCGTGCTTTTATTCGTGACAGTGCaaatgtgtaa
- the LOC128300775 gene encoding 40S ribosomal protein S4: MARGPKKHLKRLNAPRGWMLDKTGGTFAPRPSTGPHKLRESLPLVIFLRNRLKYALTNSEVTKIVMQRHVKIDGKVRTDPNYPAGFMDVINIHKTGEYFRLIYDVKGRFTVHRITSEEAKYKLLKVKRVQIGPKRVPYLLTHDGRTIRYPDPVIHQHDSIQYDIATGKVLDVLKFEPGNLCMITGGRNLGRCGTVILREKHPGSFEIVHVKDTTGHVFATRLSNVFIIGKGTKAYISLPKGKGVKLTIAEERDRRLANKAAQ; the protein is encoded by the exons ATG GCGCGCGGTCCGAAGAAACATTTGAAGCGTTTAAATGCTCCACGAGGATGGATGTTGGACAAGACCGGCGGTACCTTCGCGCCGCGTCCGTCCACCGGCCCACACAAGCTGCGCGAATCGCTGCCGCTGGTGATTTTCCTGCGTAACCGTCTGAAGTACGCACTGACCAACAGCGAGGTCACGAAGATCGTGATGCAGCGTCATGTCAAGATTGACGGCAAAGTACGCACCGACCCGAACTATCCTGCCGGTTTCATGG ATGTGATCAACATCCATAAGACTGGTGAATACTTCCGGTTGATCTACGACGTGAAGGGTCGCTTCACTGTACATCGCATTACCAGCGAGGAAGCCAAGTACAAGCTGCTGAAGGTGAAGCGCGTCCAGATTGGACCGAAACGTGTGCCGTACTTGTTGACGCACGACGGTCGCACCATCCGCTACCCGGACCCGGTCATTCACCAGCACGACTCGATCCAGTACGACATTGCCACCGGCAAGGTGCTGGACGTGCTGAAGTTCGAACCGGGCAACCTGTGCATGATCACGGGCGGAAGAAATTTGGGTCGTTGCGGTACGGTGATCCTGCGCGAGAAGCACCCGGGATCGTTCGAGATTGTGCACGTGAAGGATACGACCGGACATGTGTTCGCGACGCGTCTCTCAAACGTGTTCATCATCGGCAAGGGCACGAAGGCGTACATCTCGCTGCCGAAGGGCAAGGGTGTGAAGCTGACCATTGCAGAGGAGCGAGACCGACGACTGGCCAACAAGGCTGCCCAGTAA
- the LOC128302816 gene encoding serine/threonine-protein kinase Nek8: MELKEIHRTRSREPTQSATTEDLSVLSRFQNLTLFVENPTQQETFTSDVPKKAEEQQHQQEHVLDLTGYRKLRSVGQGSFGVAMLYERQSDGQQVVMKQIALSNLAKPEREMAMNEVEVFSKLHHPNIIAYLGSSVRGDLLLIEMEYADGGTLAQMLAERNQSEPLPERLVLNMFEQLTSAISYMHSQNILHRDLKTANVFLHGKGTVKVGDFGISKIMNTNVHAQTVLGTPYYFSPEMCEGKEYNEKSDVWALGCILGEMCCLKKAFTATNLSELVGKIMMADYVPLPSNYSESLGHVLGLMFKIDPIARPSASELLQYWVPYIYRNLGSMEGFQYESHSSNTNNTESLATKLQNRYPLVEDNTSSAVCGERSTALVGTDVNQSPPAVRTVLYQLHSFGTSSSLAPLHLPPTIKIKQIASRGQHFVAVMEDGSVYSWGEGDKGQLGHDALETWHHIPMRIHAIKQRKVVSAAVGDGFTILCTASGTLLACGDNSNGCLGQGNKASLLVPKQIVKLEHIPIVQVASGTMHVLALTEGGIVYSWGSSSNGALALGKRIHVALEPERIILPQLVQNVREVYAGPDCTVLITRQGDCYCCGSNAGNRLGLGRKVSGTATLSPIQLDAKRSKIIAVSVADTHSAFLLEGGFLITLGDNTSGQRGAGHKCELLQPSIVRELQSRYVLNVKCSQTYTVATTDDNCVVLWGTRVGTPDGNEDSSESFGRNNNGQRPSLATVANSTTALANILTSLYKHETILDPTDVLALYTSKQQQSVGSYVKLLDVHPLQHSILVLVETNCPLT, translated from the exons ATGGAACTTAAAGAAATACACCGTACCCGTTCGCGCGAACCAACACAATCGGCAACAACCGAGGACCTATCAGTGTTAAGTCGATTTCAAAATCTAACTCTGTTCGTCGAAAACCCGACCCAGCAGGAAACGTTTACATCCGATGTTCCGAAAAAGGCTGAggagcaacagcatcagcaggaGCATGTGCTTGACCTGACCGGTTACCGAAAACTTCGATCAGTCGGTCAAGGTTCGTTCGGTGTCGCCATGCTTTACGAACGACAGTCCGATGGGCAACAGGTTGTCATGAAGCAGATAGCCCTTAGCAATCTCGCCAAACCAGAACGCGAGATGGCCATGAACGAGGTGGAGGTGTTCTCGAAGCTTCACCATCCCAACATCATTGCCTACCTTGGATCGTCCGTGCGCGGTGATCTGCTGTTGATCGAGATGGAGTACGCGGACGGTGGAACACTCGCGCAGATGCTAGCCGAACGCAATCAAAGCGAACCACTGCCAGAACGATTAGTGCTGAACATGTTTGAACAGCTGACCAGTGCCATAAGCTACATGCATTCGCAGAACATTCTGCATCGCGATCTGAAAACAGCCAACGTATTTTTGCATGGCAAGGGCACAGTAAAGGTTGGTGACTTTGGTATCTCCAAGATCATGAACACCAACGTGCATGCGCAAACAGTGCTGGGTACTCCATACTATTTTAGTCCGGAAATG TGTGAAGGAAAGGAGTACAATGAGAAGAGTGACGTTTGGGCCCTGGGCTGCATTCTCGGGGAAATGTGCTGCCTGAAGAAAGCATTCACGGCTACAAACCTTTCCGAGCTTGTCGGCAAGATCATGATGGCCGACTATGTTCCGCTTCCTAGCAACTATTCGGAATCCTTGGGCCATGTTTTGGgattaatgtttaaaatcgATCCGATCGCACGGCCCTCTGCTTCGGAACTGTTACAGTATTGGGTTCCGTACATCTATAGGAACCTGGGATCTATGGAAGG TTTTCAGTACGAAAGCCATTCTTCGAACACAAATAATACCGAATCGTTGGCTACTAAACTACAGAATAGATATCCGCTGGTGGAAGACAATACTAGCTCAGCGGTTTGCGGAGAGCGATCAACAGCCCTGGTGGGAACGGATGTAAACCAATCCCCGCCGGCCGTGCGTACCGTTCTCTATCAATTACATTCATTCGGTACGTCCTCTTCGTTGGCCCCTTTGCATCTACCGCCTacgataaaaattaaacagatAGCATCACGTGGTCAACATTTTGTGGCCGTCATGGAAG ATGGATCGGTGTACAGTTGGGGAGAAGGAGATAAGGGACAGCTGGGCCATGACGCACTCGAAACATGGCATCACATTCCCATGCGAATCCACGCAATCAAGCAGCGTAAAGTAGTTAG TGCTGCTGTCGGTGACGGGTTTACCATTCTTTGTACTGCTTCCGGCACACTGCTGGCATGTGGCGATAATAGCAACGGTTGTCTAGGACAAGGCAATAAGGCTTCACTGCTGGTACCGAAACAAATAGTCAAACTGGAGCACATTCCCATCGTCCAGGTGGCCAGCGGTACCATGCACGTTCTGGCCCTCACCGAAGGGGGCATCGTGTACAGTtggggcagcagcagcaacggtgCATTGGCACTTGGCAAGCGCATTCACGTGGCCTTAGAACCGGAACGTATCATATTGCCGCAGTTGGTACAGAACGTCCGGGAGGTATATGCTGGACCGGACTGTACTGTTCTCATCACACGCCAGGGAGACTGCTACTGCTGTGGAAGTAATGCTGGCAATCGGCTTGGACTTGGTCGAAAAGTTTCTGGCACCGCCACATTAAGCCCGATCCAGCTCGATGCCAAACGATCGAAAATAATCGCCGTCAGTGTGGCGGATACGCACTCGGCATTTCTCCTTGAAGGTGGGTTTTTAATTACGCTTGGCGATAATACAAGCGGCCAACGTGGTGCTGGACATAAATGTGAACTGCTGCAACCGTCGATCGTTCGTGAGCTGCAATCACGATACGTTTTG AACGTAAAATGTAGCCAAACATACACCGTTGCAACCACGGACGATAATTGTGTCGTACTCTGGGGAACACGCGTTGGTACACCGGATGGCAATGAAGATTCTAGTGAATCATTTGGAAGAAACAATAATGGACAg AGACCTTCCTTGGCAACGGTTGCCAACAGTACGACGGCGCTAGCAAACATCTTAACCTCTCTCTATAAACACGAGACCATACTAGATCCGACCGACGTACTAGC